GCCCACGATTTCGATTTTTGGGTGCTCAAGCCGGTGCGTCACCGTTATATCGGCGGTTTTGGCGCGATTCACTGGGTCGACCAGCTCACCTTGGCCAACCCGTTTGCGGGCAAAGCCGAGCGCAGCATGATCGAGCACATGAACAGCGACCACACCAAGGCCATCGCCCACTATGTCGAGCTGACCGGCCTGCCGACCACCGAGCCTGCGCAATTGGCCGGCATCGACAGCGAAGGCATGCACCTGCGTATCGGCCAGTCCTTGTATTGGCTGCCGTTTGCCGAGCCTTGCAACACGCCGACACAAGTGCGCGAAGCCCTGGTTTCATTGGCTCACGCCGAAGTCTGGCCGAAAAAAGAAGCCGTCAGCGCTTGAATTCACGAAACGGCGACGTCATCTAAGGTGGACTGGCAAGGCATTCTTGCGTTGAGGAACCATTTGATGCGCCCTTTTTTATTGCTCTTTCTGCTGTTCCCGGTGTTGGAGCTGTTCGTATTCGTTCAAGTCAGCAGTGCCATCGGGTTTTTCCCGGCGCTGCTGTTGATCATTCTCGGCTCGATGCTCGGCGTTCTGGTGCTGCGCGTCGCCGGCCTGGC
The window above is part of the Pseudomonas sp. KBS0710 genome. Proteins encoded here:
- a CDS encoding HugZ family protein — protein: MSTQVAKNARELLLKEYRGALSTLSKAMPGFPFGSVVPYCLDAQGQPIILISRIAQHTHNLQKDPKCSLLVGEREADDVQAVGRLTYLAEAEKLEDEAAIEAAAERYYRYFPDSANYHKAHDFDFWVLKPVRHRYIGGFGAIHWVDQLTLANPFAGKAERSMIEHMNSDHTKAIAHYVELTGLPTTEPAQLAGIDSEGMHLRIGQSLYWLPFAEPCNTPTQVREALVSLAHAEVWPKKEAVSA